The Pseudomonas orientalis genome contains a region encoding:
- the cobW gene encoding cobalamin biosynthesis protein CobW: protein MKTLAKLPVTIVTGFLGSGKTTLLRHMLDNAQGRRIAVIVNEFGELGIDGEILKQCSVGCTEEEANGRVYELANGCLCCTVQEEFFPVMRELVARRGDLDHILIETSGLALPKPLVQAFQWPEIRSACTVDAVITVVDSPAVAAGTFAAFPDQVDAQRKLDPNLDHESPLHELFADQLASADLVILNKADLISAEDLARVRLEVAEELPPAVKIIEASSGRLPLDVLIGLGAGSEEHIDARHSHHDQHHDGEDDHDHDAFDSISIDLPQADEALLLDALTQLVVQHGILRVKGFAAIPNKPMRLLIQGVGTRFDKHFDRAWGLEEARTTRLVLIGQELDAVGLEAQLRAALSV from the coding sequence ATGAAAACACTGGCCAAACTCCCCGTCACCATCGTTACCGGTTTTCTCGGTTCGGGTAAGACCACCTTGCTGCGCCACATGCTCGACAACGCCCAGGGCCGTCGCATTGCGGTGATCGTCAACGAATTCGGTGAGCTGGGTATTGACGGTGAAATCCTCAAGCAGTGCTCCGTCGGGTGCACTGAAGAAGAAGCCAACGGCCGCGTGTACGAACTGGCCAATGGATGCCTGTGCTGCACGGTGCAGGAAGAGTTCTTCCCGGTGATGCGTGAGCTGGTCGCCCGTCGCGGTGACCTTGACCACATTCTCATCGAAACCTCGGGCCTGGCGCTGCCCAAACCGTTGGTACAAGCTTTCCAGTGGCCGGAAATCCGCAGCGCCTGCACCGTGGACGCGGTGATCACTGTTGTCGACAGCCCGGCCGTGGCCGCCGGCACCTTCGCCGCGTTCCCCGACCAGGTCGATGCCCAGCGCAAGCTCGACCCGAACCTGGATCACGAATCGCCCCTGCACGAGCTGTTCGCCGACCAGTTGGCCAGCGCCGACCTGGTGATTCTCAACAAGGCCGACCTGATCAGCGCCGAAGACCTGGCCCGGGTGCGCCTGGAAGTGGCTGAAGAGCTGCCGCCGGCGGTGAAGATCATCGAAGCCAGCAGCGGTCGCCTGCCGTTGGACGTGCTGATTGGCCTGGGCGCAGGCTCCGAGGAGCATATCGACGCGCGCCACAGCCATCATGATCAGCACCACGACGGTGAGGACGACCACGATCACGATGCCTTCGACTCCATTTCCATCGACCTGCCTCAAGCCGATGAAGCCCTGTTGCTCGACGCCTTGACCCAATTGGTGGTGCAGCACGGCATCCTGCGCGTCAAAGGTTTCGCCGCGATCCCGAACAAACCGATGCGCCTGCTGATCCAGGGCGTGGGCACGCGCTTCGACAAGCACTTCGACCGTGCCTGGGGCCTGGAAGAAGCACGCACCACGCGCCTGGTGCTGATTGGCCAGGAACTGGATGCCGTGGGCCTTGAAGCGCAACTGCGCGCCGCCCTCAGCGTTTAA
- a CDS encoding cobalamin biosynthesis protein, translated as MTLVVGLGCQRGCGAQALLALVDSALAEVGIDRQRIGALASIERKQAEPGLLALAQILNVPLLCFSAAHLSAYEDRLSHKSAVAFAHTQCHGVAESAALALAEHLAGVPARLLITRRKSAQATFALAGVDHSPDNHRTRS; from the coding sequence ATGACCCTGGTCGTCGGCCTGGGCTGTCAGCGCGGCTGTGGTGCTCAGGCCCTGCTGGCGCTGGTTGACAGCGCCCTCGCCGAGGTCGGAATCGACCGCCAGCGCATCGGCGCATTGGCGAGTATCGAGCGCAAACAGGCTGAGCCAGGGCTTTTGGCACTGGCTCAGATCCTGAATGTGCCGCTGCTGTGTTTCAGTGCCGCGCACCTGAGCGCCTATGAGGACCGCTTGAGCCACAAATCCGCCGTCGCGTTTGCCCATACTCAGTGTCATGGGGTTGCCGAAAGCGCCGCCCTGGCCCTGGCCGAGCACCTCGCCGGCGTCCCTGCCCGACTGCTGATCACTCGCCGTAAAAGCGCGCAGGCTACCTTTGCATTGGCTGGCGTCGACCACAGCCCGGATAATCACCGCACCCGATCTTGA
- the nfuA gene encoding Fe-S biogenesis protein NfuA: MTAITITDAAHDYLADLLSKQNTPGIGIRVFITQPGTQYAETCIAYCKPGEEKPEDTALGLKSFTAYIDAFSEAFLDDAVVDYATDRMGGQLTIKAPNAKVPNVNADSPVNERINYYLQTEINPGLASHGGQVSLIDVVDDGIAVLKFGGGCQGCGQADVTLREGIERTLLERIPELKGVRDVTDHTQKENAYY, encoded by the coding sequence ATGACTGCCATAACCATTACCGACGCCGCCCACGATTACCTGGCCGACCTGCTGTCCAAGCAGAACACCCCGGGTATCGGCATCCGCGTCTTTATCACCCAGCCCGGCACTCAGTACGCCGAGACTTGCATTGCCTATTGCAAGCCTGGCGAAGAGAAGCCTGAAGACACCGCCCTGGGGCTGAAGAGTTTCACCGCGTACATCGACGCCTTCAGCGAAGCCTTCCTTGACGACGCGGTAGTCGACTACGCCACCGACCGTATGGGGGGGCAGTTGACCATCAAGGCGCCGAACGCCAAGGTGCCGAACGTCAATGCCGACAGCCCGGTCAACGAGCGCATCAACTACTACCTGCAAACCGAAATCAACCCGGGGCTGGCCAGCCATGGCGGTCAGGTGAGCCTGATCGACGTAGTGGACGACGGTATCGCCGTGTTGAAGTTCGGCGGCGGCTGCCAGGGCTGCGGCCAGGCAGACGTGACTCTGCGTGAAGGCATCGAACGTACCCTGCTCGAACGCATTCCGGAGCTTAAGGGTGTGCGTGACGTGACCGACCACACGCAGAAAGAAAACGCCTACTACTGA
- a CDS encoding CbtB domain-containing protein — translation MSIIRSTSHAASSTSSLSQRLTAAIGASILGACLVYFAGFSHIEAVHNAAHDTRHSAAFPCH, via the coding sequence ATGTCGATCATCCGCAGCACCTCGCACGCCGCCAGCAGCACCTCCAGCCTGAGTCAACGCCTGACCGCCGCCATCGGCGCGTCGATCCTCGGCGCGTGCCTGGTGTACTTTGCCGGCTTCTCACATATCGAGGCGGTGCACAACGCCGCCCACGATACGCGCCACAGCGCCGCTTTCCCGTGCCACTGA
- a CDS encoding CbtA family protein: MIKRIAQTAGFTGLSAALLLTLLQSFWVAPLILQAETFEKAPSATEVPHEHTAGAPAHTHDAQAWEPQDGWQRVLSTTGGNLVVAVGFALMLAGLYTLRAPTRTAQGLLWGLAGYATFVLAPTLGLPPELPGTAAADLAQRQIWWVGTAASTAAGIALLVFGRNGLLKVLGVAILVVPHVIGAPQPEVHSMLAPEALETQFKIASQLTNVAFWLALGLISAWLFRRHRDESYSA, translated from the coding sequence ATGATCAAGCGTATCGCGCAAACTGCGGGTTTCACCGGCCTTTCGGCTGCCCTGTTGCTGACTCTGCTGCAAAGCTTCTGGGTCGCTCCGCTGATTTTGCAGGCAGAAACCTTCGAAAAGGCTCCGTCAGCCACCGAGGTCCCACATGAACACACGGCCGGCGCGCCTGCACACACCCATGACGCCCAGGCCTGGGAGCCGCAGGACGGCTGGCAACGCGTGCTGTCCACCACCGGTGGCAACCTGGTAGTGGCAGTCGGGTTTGCGCTGATGCTGGCCGGGCTCTACACGTTGCGCGCCCCCACTCGCACTGCCCAAGGCTTGCTGTGGGGGCTGGCCGGTTACGCGACCTTTGTACTCGCTCCCACTCTGGGCCTGCCACCGGAGTTGCCGGGCACCGCCGCCGCAGACCTGGCACAGCGCCAGATCTGGTGGGTCGGCACCGCCGCCTCGACGGCTGCGGGGATTGCGTTGCTGGTGTTCGGGCGCAACGGGTTGCTGAAAGTATTGGGTGTGGCGATTCTTGTAGTGCCCCATGTGATCGGCGCACCGCAACCCGAAGTGCATTCGATGCTGGCACCAGAAGCCCTCGAAACCCAGTTCAAGATCGCGTCGCAGTTGACCAACGTTGCGTTCTGGCTGGCCCTGGGCTTGATCAGCGCCTGGCTGTTCCGCCGTCACCGCGACGAATCCTACTCGGCATGA
- a CDS encoding ATP-binding protein translates to MTDIAHFPLAAVVGADELKLALCLNAIDPRIGGVLIEGPRGMAKSTLARGLADLLASGQFVTLPLGATEERLVGTLDLDAALGEGRAQFSPGVLAKADGGVLYVDEVNLLPDHLVDLLLDVAASGTNLIERDGISHRHAARFVLIGTMNPEEGELRPQLLDRFGFNVALSGQTVPAERGQIIRRRLDFDSDPAAFCEQWAEPQAALRERCIQARARLNSIELDDQALAQITQRCFAAGVDGMRADLVWLRGARAHAAWRGAGAIAEEDIDAVAEFALRHRRQEQAPAASPPNQAQAPQSSNPSPGQGQWGDMPAPALPTGARRDVPAWPKKP, encoded by the coding sequence ATGACCGATATTGCGCATTTCCCCCTGGCCGCCGTGGTCGGCGCCGATGAGCTGAAACTGGCGCTGTGCCTGAACGCCATCGATCCGAGGATCGGCGGTGTGCTGATCGAAGGTCCGCGCGGCATGGCCAAGTCCACCCTGGCCCGTGGCCTGGCGGACCTGCTCGCCAGCGGGCAGTTTGTCACTTTGCCCCTGGGCGCAACCGAGGAACGCCTGGTCGGCACCCTGGATCTGGATGCCGCGCTCGGCGAGGGCCGTGCACAGTTTTCCCCCGGCGTGCTGGCCAAGGCCGATGGCGGCGTGTTGTACGTCGATGAAGTCAACCTGCTGCCCGATCACCTGGTCGACCTGCTGCTGGATGTGGCCGCCAGCGGCACCAACCTGATCGAACGTGATGGCATCTCTCATCGGCATGCGGCACGCTTTGTGCTGATCGGCACGATGAACCCGGAAGAGGGGGAGTTGCGCCCGCAGCTGCTCGACCGCTTTGGTTTCAACGTGGCCTTGAGCGGGCAGACGGTGCCGGCCGAGCGTGGCCAGATCATCCGTCGTCGCCTGGATTTCGACAGTGACCCCGCCGCGTTCTGTGAACAGTGGGCCGAGCCGCAAGCCGCTTTGCGCGAACGCTGCATCCAGGCCCGCGCACGCCTGAACAGTATCGAGCTGGATGATCAAGCTCTTGCGCAGATTACCCAGCGTTGTTTTGCCGCCGGCGTGGACGGGATGCGCGCGGACCTTGTATGGCTGCGCGGGGCCAGGGCGCATGCGGCCTGGCGCGGGGCCGGCGCTATCGCCGAGGAAGATATCGATGCGGTCGCGGAATTTGCCTTGCGTCACCGACGCCAGGAGCAGGCACCTGCGGCCAGCCCGCCCAATCAGGCGCAAGCCCCCCAATCCTCGAACCCCTCGCCGGGCCAAGGCCAATGGGGCGATATGCCCGCGCCGGCCCTGCCCACCGGCGCCCGCCGTGATGTTCCCGCCTGGCCAAAAAAGCCCTAG
- the cobN gene encoding cobaltochelatase subunit CobN produces MHLLRTQPGGFVADDNIADLGQTPAELVILCSGDSSLALLAEAAQQLPEDYPSLRLANPMQVQNHASVDLYVDEVLRHARVILISLHGGIGYWRYGIERLVELAERGVTLILVPGDDRPDPELSGLSTVAAEQRERLWHFLRQGGLGNALDFYRCLASAHLGRDYAWAEPQTLPRTAIYRPHTANARLNDWQAQWHADFPVAAVLFYRSHLQAANTGFIDVFCQRLQAAGLNPLPIAVASLKEPGCLTVVEDLLDDVQAAVILNTTGFAQSSPEAPHLRPFRRNIPVIQAICAQDNQPGWEASAQGLGPRDLAMHIALPELDGRIISRPISFKDLAWRSERSQSDVVCYRAAPERMDFVAELARRWVELARLPNAHKRVALILANYPTRDGRIGNGVGLDTPAAALNILRALQAEGYPVPSTLPDSGTALIHALLGGVTNDLDSLDLRPCHQSLGLDEYDAMFQRLPEANRQAVLERWGAPHQDPMCRDGRLMIAGLRLDQTFVGIQPARGYQVDQSAVYHDPDLVPPHGYLAFYFWLRQTYGAHALIHVGKHGNLEWLPGKGVGLSENCWPDVLLGPLPNIYPFIVNDPGEGAQAKRRTQAVIIDHLMPPLTRAETYGPLRDLELLADEYYEAQLLDPRRALELQKDILKLVRETRIDQELELDGEADADIWLPRLDTYLCDLKESQIRDGLHVFGESPAGRLRIDTLLALLRIPRGDGRGAQSSLLRVLAKAFELGFDPLDCALAEPWTGRRPEVLRKLDAQAWRTAGDTRERLELYATRLIEQALEGPLEQLEEAGWDDVKAVVESLRIVVAPRLDACGPAEMRGLLDALGGRFVPAGPSGAPSRGRLDVLPTGRNFFTVDVRNLPTTTAWRIGFQSASLLLERHLQDHGDHLRQLGLSVWGTATMRTGGDDIAQAMALMGVRPVWATGSQRVDDFEILPISLLDRPRVDVTLRVSGFFRDAFANLIRLFDAAVQAVAALDEPDDMNPLAAKVRSERQALRESGLDEAAAAKQAGWRIFGAKPGAYGAGVQGAIDGRLWQSREDLAEVYLNWGGYAYGAADEGTAARGQFAQRLSQVQAVLQNQDNREHDVLDSNDYYQFQGGMLAAVETLSGSKAASYHGDHSQPDLPKIRTLKEELNRVVRSRAANPKWIEGVKRHGYKGAFEMAATVDNLFAFDATTALIDDHQYALLADAYLLDPDTRAFVQQHNPDALRDMTERMLEAQQRGLWQAPGAYREALENLLLDMEEDS; encoded by the coding sequence ATGCACCTGCTCAGGACCCAACCCGGTGGCTTCGTCGCGGACGACAATATCGCCGACCTTGGCCAAACCCCCGCCGAGCTGGTGATCCTGTGCAGCGGCGATTCCAGCCTGGCGCTGCTCGCCGAAGCGGCGCAGCAACTGCCCGAGGATTACCCCAGCCTGCGCCTGGCCAACCCGATGCAGGTGCAGAACCACGCTTCGGTCGACCTGTACGTCGATGAGGTGTTGCGCCACGCCAGGGTCATCCTGATTTCCCTGCATGGCGGCATCGGTTATTGGCGCTACGGCATCGAGCGCCTGGTGGAACTGGCCGAACGCGGCGTCACGCTGATCCTGGTGCCGGGGGATGATCGTCCGGACCCGGAACTCAGCGGCCTGAGCACCGTCGCCGCCGAACAGCGCGAGCGTCTGTGGCACTTTCTGCGCCAGGGTGGCCTGGGCAATGCGCTGGATTTTTATCGCTGCCTGGCCAGTGCCCATCTGGGCCGCGACTACGCCTGGGCCGAACCGCAAACCTTGCCGCGTACGGCGATCTATCGCCCGCACACCGCCAATGCCCGCCTCAATGACTGGCAGGCGCAGTGGCACGCCGACTTCCCCGTGGCTGCGGTGCTGTTCTACCGCTCGCACTTGCAGGCGGCCAATACCGGGTTTATCGATGTGTTCTGCCAGCGCTTGCAGGCCGCGGGCCTGAACCCGTTGCCCATCGCAGTGGCCAGTTTGAAAGAGCCCGGTTGCCTCACGGTGGTCGAGGACCTGTTGGACGACGTGCAAGCCGCAGTGATACTCAACACCACAGGCTTTGCCCAATCCAGCCCGGAAGCACCGCACCTGCGCCCGTTTCGGCGCAATATCCCGGTGATCCAGGCGATCTGCGCCCAGGATAACCAGCCCGGCTGGGAGGCCAGCGCACAGGGGCTCGGCCCCCGCGACCTGGCGATGCACATTGCCTTGCCGGAGCTGGACGGGCGCATCATCAGCCGGCCGATCAGCTTCAAGGACCTGGCCTGGCGCAGTGAGCGCAGCCAGTCGGACGTGGTGTGCTACCGCGCCGCGCCCGAGCGTATGGATTTTGTCGCCGAACTGGCGCGCCGCTGGGTCGAGCTGGCGCGGCTGCCCAATGCACACAAGCGTGTCGCCTTGATCCTGGCCAATTACCCAACCCGCGACGGCCGTATCGGCAACGGTGTAGGTCTGGATACGCCGGCGGCGGCGCTGAACATCCTGCGCGCGTTGCAAGCCGAAGGATATCCAGTGCCATCCACCTTGCCGGACAGCGGCACCGCCTTGATCCACGCGTTGCTGGGCGGCGTCACCAACGACCTGGACAGCCTCGACCTGCGCCCGTGCCATCAAAGCCTGGGCCTGGACGAGTATGACGCGATGTTCCAGCGCCTGCCCGAGGCCAATCGTCAAGCCGTACTCGAGCGCTGGGGGGCGCCGCATCAGGACCCGATGTGCCGCGACGGCCGCCTGATGATCGCCGGCCTGCGCCTGGACCAGACCTTCGTCGGCATTCAGCCGGCGCGGGGTTATCAGGTTGATCAGAGCGCGGTGTATCACGACCCTGACCTGGTGCCGCCGCACGGCTACCTGGCGTTCTACTTCTGGCTGCGCCAGACCTACGGCGCCCATGCGCTGATCCATGTGGGCAAGCACGGCAACCTCGAATGGTTGCCTGGCAAGGGCGTGGGCCTGTCGGAAAACTGTTGGCCGGACGTGCTGCTCGGCCCGCTGCCGAATATCTACCCCTTTATCGTCAACGACCCGGGCGAGGGCGCCCAGGCCAAGCGGCGCACCCAGGCGGTGATCATCGACCACCTGATGCCGCCCCTGACCCGCGCCGAAACCTACGGCCCGCTGCGCGACCTGGAATTGCTGGCCGACGAATATTACGAAGCGCAGTTGCTCGACCCGCGACGTGCGCTGGAATTGCAGAAAGACATCCTCAAGCTGGTGCGCGAAACCCGTATCGACCAGGAACTCGAGCTGGACGGCGAGGCCGATGCCGACATCTGGTTACCGCGCCTGGACACCTACCTGTGTGACCTGAAGGAATCACAGATTCGCGACGGCCTGCATGTCTTCGGCGAATCGCCGGCAGGGCGCTTGCGTATCGATACGTTGCTGGCCTTGCTGCGCATTCCCCGTGGCGATGGCCGTGGCGCGCAATCGAGCCTGTTGCGGGTGCTGGCCAAGGCGTTCGAACTGGGTTTCGATCCACTGGACTGTGCGCTCGCAGAGCCGTGGACCGGGCGTCGGCCCGAGGTGTTGCGCAAGCTCGACGCGCAGGCGTGGCGCACCGCCGGCGACACCCGCGAGCGCCTGGAGCTCTATGCGACGCGTTTGATCGAGCAGGCGCTGGAGGGGCCGCTGGAGCAGTTGGAGGAAGCCGGCTGGGATGACGTGAAGGCGGTGGTCGAAAGCCTGCGCATTGTCGTGGCGCCGCGCCTGGACGCCTGCGGCCCGGCAGAAATGCGCGGCCTGCTGGATGCCCTGGGCGGGCGCTTTGTGCCGGCAGGTCCCAGTGGCGCGCCGAGTCGGGGCCGCCTGGATGTATTGCCCACGGGGCGCAATTTCTTCACCGTGGATGTGCGCAACCTGCCGACCACCACGGCCTGGCGCATCGGTTTCCAGTCGGCCAGTCTGTTGCTTGAACGGCACCTGCAGGACCACGGCGACCATCTGCGCCAGCTGGGCCTGTCGGTGTGGGGCACTGCCACCATGCGCACCGGTGGCGACGATATCGCCCAGGCCATGGCGCTGATGGGCGTGCGCCCGGTATGGGCCACCGGCAGCCAGCGCGTGGACGACTTCGAGATTCTGCCGATCAGCCTGTTGGATCGCCCGCGTGTCGACGTGACGCTGCGCGTCTCCGGCTTCTTTCGCGATGCGTTCGCCAACCTGATCCGCCTGTTCGATGCGGCGGTGCAAGCGGTGGCGGCCCTCGACGAGCCGGATGACATGAACCCGCTGGCCGCCAAGGTGCGCAGCGAGCGCCAAGCCCTGCGTGAGTCGGGCCTGGACGAAGCGGCCGCAGCGAAACAGGCCGGCTGGCGCATTTTCGGCGCCAAGCCAGGCGCCTATGGCGCGGGCGTGCAGGGCGCAATTGACGGTCGCCTGTGGCAAAGCCGCGAGGACCTGGCCGAGGTCTACCTCAACTGGGGTGGCTACGCCTATGGCGCCGCCGACGAGGGCACCGCCGCCCGTGGGCAATTCGCCCAGCGCTTGAGCCAGGTGCAGGCGGTGCTGCAGAACCAGGACAACCGTGAACACGATGTGCTCGACTCCAACGATTACTACCAATTCCAGGGCGGCATGCTCGCCGCCGTGGAAACCCTGAGCGGCAGCAAGGCCGCCAGCTATCATGGCGATCACAGCCAGCCGGACCTGCCGAAAATCCGCACCTTGAAGGAAGAGCTCAATCGGGTGGTGCGCTCCCGTGCGGCCAACCCGAAGTGGATCGAAGGCGTGAAGCGCCACGGCTATAAAGGTGCGTTTGAAATGGCCGCGACCGTGGACAACCTGTTCGCCTTCGACGCCACCACCGCATTGATCGATGATCACCAATACGCGCTGCTCGCCGATGCCTACCTGCTCGACCCTGATACCCGCGCGTTTGTGCAGCAGCACAACCCCGACGCGCTGCGCGACATGACCGAGCGCATGCTCGAAGCCCAGCAGCGCGGCCTGTGGCAAGCGCCCGGCGCTTACCGCGAAGCGTTGGAAAACCTGTTGCTGGATATGGAAGAAGACAGCTGA
- the cobM gene encoding precorrin-4 C(11)-methyltransferase yields the protein MTVYFIGAGPGDPELITVKGQRLIRSCPVIIYAGSLVPAAVLEGHQAQQVVNSAHLHLEQIIELIKAAHARGQDVARVHSGDPSLYGAIGEQIRHLRELGIPFQIIPGVTAVAACAALLETELTLPDIAQSVILTRYADKTSMPDGEGFDSLARHGTTMAIHLGVSHLEHIVAQLLPHYGADCPIAVVHRATWPDQDWVVGTLEDIVGKVEAKGFRRTALILVGRVLASDGFSESSLYRAGHAHLYRPG from the coding sequence ATGACCGTTTACTTCATCGGCGCAGGCCCCGGCGACCCTGAACTGATCACCGTCAAAGGCCAGCGCTTGATTCGCAGTTGCCCGGTGATCATCTATGCAGGCTCGCTGGTACCCGCCGCGGTGCTGGAGGGCCATCAGGCGCAGCAGGTGGTCAACAGCGCCCACTTGCACCTGGAACAGATCATCGAGCTGATCAAGGCGGCCCATGCCAGAGGCCAGGACGTCGCGCGAGTGCACTCCGGCGACCCCAGTCTGTACGGGGCGATCGGCGAACAGATTCGTCACTTGCGTGAACTGGGCATCCCGTTCCAGATCATTCCGGGGGTCACGGCGGTAGCGGCTTGCGCAGCGCTGCTGGAAACCGAATTGACCCTGCCGGATATCGCGCAGAGCGTGATACTGACCCGTTACGCCGACAAGACCAGCATGCCCGACGGTGAGGGTTTCGACAGCCTGGCGCGACATGGCACCACAATGGCGATTCACCTGGGGGTCAGTCATCTGGAACACATCGTCGCCCAACTGCTGCCCCACTACGGCGCTGACTGCCCGATTGCCGTGGTGCACAGGGCGACCTGGCCGGACCAGGACTGGGTCGTTGGCACGCTTGAGGACATCGTCGGGAAAGTTGAAGCGAAAGGCTTTCGGCGTACCGCACTGATCCTGGTGGGCCGGGTGCTGGCCAGTGACGGCTTCAGTGAGTCGTCGCTTTACCGTGCCGGCCATGCCCACCTTTACCGCCCTGGGTAA